A genome region from Candidatus Neomarinimicrobiota bacterium includes the following:
- a CDS encoding metalloregulator ArsR/SmtB family transcription factor, with protein sequence MTTPITPSEKALFIHFARIGKALANPIRLELLELLGQAPRSVERLAELLAESVAATSHHLQALRAANLVEGRKQGLFVTYRLADELVGTLWELVQELANRQLVELREQAANAAGGGDPSENIDVTTLTARLRRGEVTLIDVRPREEYAAAHIPGALSAPLEDLEDVLPTLPPDRDIVAYGRGPLSALPAAAVALLRRHQRSALRLAEGIAQWRAAGLPVLAGAPGP encoded by the coding sequence ATGACAACCCCTATCACACCATCTGAAAAAGCGCTGTTTATCCACTTCGCACGCATTGGCAAGGCGCTGGCCAACCCCATCCGGCTGGAGCTGCTGGAGCTGCTGGGTCAAGCCCCGCGCAGCGTTGAACGGCTGGCCGAACTGTTGGCCGAATCGGTGGCGGCGACGTCGCACCACTTGCAGGCATTGCGGGCCGCAAATCTGGTCGAGGGGCGCAAGCAGGGACTGTTTGTCACTTACCGCCTGGCTGATGAACTGGTGGGCACACTCTGGGAATTGGTGCAGGAGCTGGCCAACCGGCAGTTGGTTGAGCTACGGGAACAGGCTGCCAACGCGGCGGGTGGCGGCGACCCCAGTGAAAACATTGATGTTACGACCCTGACAGCCCGGCTCCGACGGGGCGAAGTCACGCTTATTGATGTGCGGCCCCGTGAGGAGTATGCAGCGGCCCATATCCCTGGCGCCCTATCAGCGCCGCTGGAGGATCTGGAGGACGTGCTGCCGACCTTGCCTCCGGATCGCGATATCGTTGCTTACGGTCGGGGTCCCTTAAGCGCGCTGCCCGCAGCGGCGGTGGCGTTGCTGCGACGCCATCAGCGGTCGGCGTTGCGCCTCGCCGAGGGCATTGCTCAGTGGCGAGCAGCGGGTCTGCCGGTTTTAGCAGGGGCACCCGGGCCATGA